The Desulfonatronum lacustre DSM 10312 region TCTTCAGACGCCCGCGCAGCTCGTCCCGGATCGCCACGGCTTCCCGAGCCAGTCCCTGGGCCGCGGTCAGCCCCTGATCCACGACCTCCAGGAGATTGGACCAGTACACCCCCACGGCGTCCTGGCCCTTGATCAGGGACCAAAAATCCGGACCATCCGAATCCAACGGCCGGATACCCTCCAATTTCGGTAAAGCATCGCGCGGCGCATAATACACCGCCGCCTGTTCCAAAAACGCGCCGATCCGCCGTCCATCCCCTCGCAAATCCTGAAATTCCGGAGCCTGTCGGACATGATTCAAGACATCCTCCCAGATGTCCCGGGCTGCGTCAGCCTCGGCGGGAGCCGACAGCTTGGTGATCACGTAGACCAGATGCCCGGCCCGCCCGGCGGCGATGCGCAACTGCTCCATGACCGCGGCGTCCTTGTACGCTTCGGGATAAACCATGAAGACCACGGTCTCCGCCCGCCCGAGCATGGCCTCGGCCCGGGACCGATTGCCCCGCTCCACGGTATTGAAATCCGGCACGTCCACCAGGATCAACCAGGCCGATTCCGACTGGTGAACTGACTGGCGAACCGGTTGGTGAACCGATTGATAATCCGGGTAATACTGAAAAAAAAGGTCCGTCGCCGGTCGCTTCCCGTCACGGAGCACGTCCATCTCGGTCAACGGATGCATCCGGTAGCCGGGAAAGAGTTCGTCCAGGTCCAGGTCCTCCCGCAACGGTTCCGGAACGCCCACGGTGCAGTTGAAGGTCATGGGCCGCCGCGTTTCCCCGGCAGGCACGGGAATGCCGGTCAGCAGCCGAAAAACCGTGCTTTTCCCGGCTCCGCTGGGCCCGAAAAGCACGCAGACCAGACATACCCTGCCCCCATGAACAAGAATCCGCCCCGGCCTGCCCACCAACTCGGACCACCCAGGCAGACAGTTCAGATCAACATCCTCGCGGCCCATGGCCCGATGCACCCTGGGCACGCAGTCCAGAAGGCGGCTGAGTTGCCGCTGAATGGATGATGAAAATTCGGTTTGCAACATGACGAATCGCTCATCAGCAATATATTAAATTAAAAAACTGCTATTATTGAAAAATTACACGCCATACTGCTCAATATACCCCTCCAGCCGACGCATGCCCTCCTCCAAATTTTCCAGGGAATTGGCGTAAGAAAAGCGCAAAAAGCCTTCGGCGTTGGCGCCGAAGTCGATGCCCGGGGCCACGCCGATCTTGGCCTTGTCCAGGATATCGAAGGCCAGCTTGAGAGAGTCCGCTCCCAGGTGCCGGGCATTGGCCAGGATATAGAAGGCGCCGGTGGGTTCCACGGCGACGCCCAGGCCCAGTTCTCGCAGTCGGCGGACCAGGAACTTGCGCCGCTGATCATAGACGGCCCGCATCCGGGCCACGTCCGGCCCGGCGGATTCCAGGGCAGCGATGCCGGCCCATTGGGCCATGGCGTTGGCGGAAATAAAGAAGTTCTGGTGCAGGATGCGCAGGGTGGGGATGAATTCCCTGGGCGCGATGACGTAGCCCAAGCGCCAGCCGGTCATGGCGTAGGCCTTGGAGAATCCGTTGAAGACGAAGGCCCGATCCGTAAACTCAAGGACGCTGCGCTCCCGGCCCTCATAGACCAGGCCGTGATAGATCTCGTCGGAAAGAATCCAGGGATGCCCTTCCGACTCGGCGCACATTCGGGCAAGGTTTTGCATCCGTTCAGCGCAGAGCAGGGTCCCGGTGGGATTGGA contains the following coding sequences:
- a CDS encoding pyridoxal phosphate-dependent aminotransferase, with protein sequence MSRHRCTGMKPFYVMEVLEKCQSIACQGHDVIHMQIGEPDFDTPECIKQAACKALMDGHTHYTHSQGIIELREAICRHYQETYGVEVHPDQIIVTAGTSPAMFLVFSALLAMGEEIIVSDPHYACYLNFIRFVGGVPVCVPTLEEDGFQFRPEDVRSRITPKTRGLLINSPSNPTGTLLCAERMQNLARMCAESEGHPWILSDEIYHGLVYEGRERSVLEFTDRAFVFNGFSKAYAMTGWRLGYVIAPREFIPTLRILHQNFFISANAMAQWAGIAALESAGPDVARMRAVYDQRRKFLVRRLRELGLGVAVEPTGAFYILANARHLGADSLKLAFDILDKAKIGVAPGIDFGANAEGFLRFSYANSLENLEEGMRRLEGYIEQYGV